In Haloarchaeobius salinus, the sequence CGGTCGCGGACTACTCGTCCCCGTAGAAGGCGTCGGGACCGTGGTCGTCCTGCCAGGCGAACGCGAACAGCCGACGGCTCGGCAGTCGCTCCAGCGAGCGGCCGTCGTCGCTCTCGCCGGTCGCACCGTCCCAGCGGGTGTCGTCGGCGACGAACGTGCCGGGTTCCACGGTGCGCTCGAACACGAAGCCGGGGTTCTCGAAGGCGTGGATACCGTCGGGCGTGGCGAAGACGACCGCGTCGCGGTCGCCGACGGTCGCGTGGGCGACGCTTCCGTTCTCCTCGACGCGCGGAAGCGGGAAGCCGAGGGCGTCGTCGCCGACGGTGAGCCCGAGGACGACGGTCTTCGGCTCGATGTCCGTGCGGTCCCAGTCGCGTTCGTCGTCGGTGCCGCGGTGCGCGGCCAGCCCGAAGCCGTCCATGTCGAAGTAGCGCTCGTACGGCGCGGCGTCGTAGTCGATGGGCGCGGGGTCGTCGTCGTCGCTGGCGGCCTCGCTCTCGCCGCCCGGCGGGGCGAGCACCTCGCCCTCCGGGTTCGCCTCGCGGAAGCGTTCGACGGTCGTCATCGCCGCCGGGAGGACGGTGAGCTCGGTGCCGGCGAGCGGGCCGTCGATGGCGACGCCGCGGCTCTGCTTCCACTCGCTGTCGGTCTCCCGGTCGTACATCACGAGGTCGTCGTCCGCCAGCTTGCCGGAGACGCCGAATGTGAGGGTCCGGGGTTCGTCGCCACCGTCCGCCGCCACCGTCCGCTCGTAGACCACGGCGCTCCCGCAGAGGGGGCACCAGGTGACGGCGACGGGCCGTCCGTCGGCGTCGGTGGCGTTGACGATCTCGTGGTAGTGGAGGTAGCGGACGGGATAAGCGCGGGCCGGCTCGCCGTCGACGACGACCACCTCGTCGTCGGGCTCGCCGTCGTACTCCGCGACGGGCTCGTAGGTCGGGTCGTCGACGCTGGGGATGGCGTCGCGCGGGAGGACGTTCCTGACGTTCACGTCCGTCGGTGCGTGCGACTGCGGCATAAGGAGTCGGGTGTGTGGTGAACTCGATGCACGCCAGCCGGCCGGGGAGCCTCGGCCGAGACCGACCT encodes:
- a CDS encoding DUF3179 domain-containing protein, which produces MNVRNVLPRDAIPSVDDPTYEPVAEYDGEPDDEVVVVDGEPARAYPVRYLHYHEIVNATDADGRPVAVTWCPLCGSAVVYERTVAADGGDEPRTLTFGVSGKLADDDLVMYDRETDSEWKQSRGVAIDGPLAGTELTVLPAAMTTVERFREANPEGEVLAPPGGESEAASDDDDPAPIDYDAAPYERYFDMDGFGLAAHRGTDDERDWDRTDIEPKTVVLGLTVGDDALGFPLPRVEENGSVAHATVGDRDAVVFATPDGIHAFENPGFVFERTVEPGTFVADDTRWDGATGESDDGRSLERLPSRRLFAFAWQDDHGPDAFYGDE